Genomic DNA from Marnyiella aurantia:
TTGAGGCAGAAGGAGACTTCGAAAAAGCAATTGAAATCCTTAGAAAAAAAGGACAGAAAGTTGCAGCCAACAGAGCCGACAGAGAATCTACTGAAGGTGCAGTAATTGCTAAAGTGAACGACGATAAAACAAGAGGAGTTATTATAGCTCTGAACTGTGAAACAGACTTCGTAGCTAAGAATGAAGAGTTTGTTAAACTTGCTCATGACCTGGCTGAAATGGCTCTGGGTAAAACTAAAGAAGAGCTTTTGGCTGCAGATTACAAAGGTATTACCGTTGCTGAAAAATTAATCGAACAGACCGGTGTTATTGGTGAGAAAATTGAAATCGGATCTTTCGAAACGATTGAAGGGCCATTCCTGGGAGCTTATATTCACGCTGGAAACAAAATCGCTGCTATCACTTCCCTTTCAGGTGACGTAAACGGATCTGAAGAAGCTGCGAAAGCTGTATCCATGCAGGTTGCGGCTATGAATCCAATCGCTTTGGACGAAACTAAGGTTTCTCAGGATACTATCGACAAGGAACTGGAAATCGAAAGAGACCTGTTAATTAAAGAAGGCAAGCCGGAGAACATCATTGACAATATCCTTAAAGGAAAAATGCAGAAGTTCTACAAAGATAATACACTGGTACACCAGGCATTCATCAAGGACGGAAATATGTCTGTTAGTGATTACGTAAAATCACTGGACGACAGCCTTAAAGTTGTTGGTTTTGTAAGAGTAAGCCTTACATAAAATAAGCGCATAAATATACAGTCTCCCTGAAAAATTCAGGGAGATTTTTTTTTATAAGTAATCCACAATTAATGAGTAATTTTGACACCATTTTTACATGGATTATGAAAAAAAATTTATTTGCTTTCCTGGTTTTTTTCAGTTTTTTAGGATTTGCACAGCTGGACACCGACCACTGGTTCGCACCGATGGCAGCAAAAGCCGGTAATTCAGGCGCGGAAAGCTACCTCTATCTTTCAACCAATGAAACGGTACCTTTTACGGTAAGCATCTACAATAACAATGTTCTTTATACAACCGCGGTAATCAGCAAAGGTAATCCCGCAGAGGTCTTTGTTCCTGCGACTTTTATGATGGGACTGAACCAGACACAACTGTTCACTCCTGTAGCCAAAGGAATTTACCTGAAGGGAGCCAAAAAATATTTTGCCAATTTCCGGTTTGCCGTAACCAATCACGCCGAGATCATCACGTCCAAGGGGCTGGCAGGACTTGGAACTACTTTTTATGCGGCAATGGCACCCCTTACAGGCACCGGAACATACATCAATTCTACAATAGGCATAATGGCTACGGAGGATAATACCACGGTAACCATTTCGGGATACGACCCCGCCGTTGTATTTTCAGACGGAAGTTCCAGCTCAACCAAAACGTTCACATTGAACAGAGGTCAATCTTATATACTGGATGCAGTGAGCACGACAAACGCTGCGAATCTTGACGGACTCCTCGGCGCAAAAATCGTGTCGAATCATCCCGTATCGGTCACTAACGGGAACTTTAACGGCATCTACACCAATTTTAATTTTACCAATAACGACATCCTGATGGATCAGGCTGTCCCTGTGGACAGATTAGGTAAGAATTTCGTGGTGGTGAAAGGTAATGCGCCCGTTACTTCAGGCATGGAAACAGCACTTATTGTGGCTACAGAAAACAATACGGCAATTTCGGTGAATGGAGCTCCAACAGGAATCGTACTTAATGAAGGTGAATATACGATGATAGACGGTGCGAATTACACCCTCCATGGTAGCTCCCATTATAATATGGGCATCACAACTACCAGG
This window encodes:
- the tsf gene encoding translation elongation factor Ts gives rise to the protein MYTPVAADVAKLRNTTGAGMMDCKKALVEAEGDFEKAIEILRKKGQKVAANRADRESTEGAVIAKVNDDKTRGVIIALNCETDFVAKNEEFVKLAHDLAEMALGKTKEELLAADYKGITVAEKLIEQTGVIGEKIEIGSFETIEGPFLGAYIHAGNKIAAITSLSGDVNGSEEAAKAVSMQVAAMNPIALDETKVSQDTIDKELEIERDLLIKEGKPENIIDNILKGKMQKFYKDNTLVHQAFIKDGNMSVSDYVKSLDDSLKVVGFVRVSLT